A single region of the Ascaphus truei isolate aAscTru1 chromosome 6, aAscTru1.hap1, whole genome shotgun sequence genome encodes:
- the LOC142496907 gene encoding interleukin-18-like: MTSIKDGKPVFEEINNLWLCGVEEDIFIFEESDLQADTWKKAKLLQTVIIQNYFDEVLVAFPEDGAEFLANYGTEAVLFDLKAYRNTNEGDGLSVSFTIKDNNQKTYFMYCTDEGTLRFQDGDSPNFIEGNSSRIIFYQRHFTQGDAIRFKFESALKKGYYLAFRHEAGKHKLVMKPKSTDELDDTVQFKLTKQ, from the exons ATGACTTCTATAAAGGATGGCAAACCTGTTTTTGAAG AGATAAATAACCTCTGGCTGTGTGGTGTAGAAGAAGATATCTTTATTTTTGaag AAAGCGACTTGCAGGCCGATACATGGAAAAAGGCGAAGTTGTTGCAAACGGTAATAATCCAAAACTATTTCGACGAGGTCCTTGTAGCGTTTCCAGAGGACGGGGCGGAATTTCTTGCTAACTATGGCACAG AGGCCGTGCTGTTTGACCTGAAAGCGTATAGAAACACGAACGAGGGGGATGGATTGTCTGTGTCATTCACAATCAAGGATAACAATCAGAAGACTTACTTCATGTACTGCACAGACGAGGGGACGCTTCGCTTCCAG GATGGAGACTCTCCCAATTTTATTGAAGGGAACAGTAGCAGGATCATTTTCTACCAAAGACACTTCACTCAAGGAGATGCCATTCGCTTCAAATTCGAATCTGCGCTGAAGAAGGGCTATTACCTGGCTTTCAGGCATGAAGCTGGCAAACACAAACTAGTTATGAAGCCAAAATCAACAGATGAGTTGGATGACACTGTccaatttaaactcacaaaacagtaa
- the SDHD gene encoding succinate dehydrogenase [ubiquinone] cytochrome b small subunit, mitochondrial, with amino-acid sequence MAALMRFSSRAFALNKSLLIRPVSVVSLPQDRLTLQASQIHVSPSRHAGSKAASLHWTGERAVSVALLGLLPAAYLYPGAAVDYSLAAALTLHGHWGFGQVVTDYVHGDTKVKLANAGLYALSSVTFAGLCYFNYHDVGICKAVAMLWSL; translated from the exons ATGGCGGCTCTTATGAGATTTAGCTCCAGAG CTTTTGCCCTGAACAAATCTCTCTTGATCAGACCGGTGTCTGTAGTTTCTTTGCCACAAGATCGTCTTACACTTCAGGCCTCTCAGATCCACGTTTCCCCAAGTCGGCATG CTGGATCCAAAGCTGCCTCACTGCACTGGACCGGCGAGCGGGCAGTGAGTGTGGCTCTGCTGGGCCTTCTCCCCGCGGCTTATCTGTACCCTGGCGCTGCCGTAGACTATTCGCTGGCGGCAGCCCTCACCCTCCATGGGCACTG GGGGTTCGGACAGGTTGTGACCGACTATGTTCATGGGGACACAAAGGTGAAGTTGGCCAACGCTGGCCTATATGCTCTCTCGTCTGTGACCTTCGCAGGCCTCTGCTACTTCAACTACCACGACGTGGGCATCTGCAAAGCCGTGGCCATGCTGTGGAGCTTGTGA